In the genome of Pelagibacterium nitratireducens, one region contains:
- a CDS encoding ABC transporter ATP-binding protein yields the protein MSGSKPLIAIDNLSVDFALHKHTIRVVDGISLDIPRGKTLCLVGESGCGKSVTAKALLRVVEQPGFIASGSIVLDGEGGPTDLVALAENDKTLRAIRGGEIAMIHQEPMSFLSPLYTIGNQISEGLTLHRRIGKAEARRIGIETLRQVGMPDPEEKFDRYTFQLSGGQRQRAMIAMALVTRPKLLIADEPTTALDVTTQANILDLLRHLQSENDMSVLFITHDLGVVEEIADEVAVMYLGKIVEQGPVDEVLGNPQHPYTRGLLNSMPRLDGDYTAPLTAIRGMVPTPANRPAGCPFHTRCSQVIPGVCDAQMPQYSHAGPSHKVACHAYDGARNAFATHKPRPVENAREIPVRAKPDGALPLLTVERLSKAFPIRAGFLERVVGHVRAVEDVSLTIDKGETLGLVGESGCGKSTLAQTLIGIHRADNGTVSFRPDADAAPIDVLSARGGAAAKMRSDIRMVFQDPTGSLNPRLRVRDIIAEVLEVNTSMSRAEMDAKVEALLLEVGLSPDYAGRYPHAFSGGQRQRVAIARALASDPQLVIADEAVSALDVSVQTQIINLMKRLQRQHGLTYLFVSHDLGVIANISDRVAVMYAGRIVEIGRTAQIFQAPRHPYTEALLAAIPGKARRGLTKATSHIEGHAPSGGASRSGCAFANRCPYAVEICRTVLPQLNGHGRRQPVACHRAEELALISPVRAA from the coding sequence ATGTCCGGCTCCAAACCCCTCATCGCCATCGACAATCTTTCGGTCGATTTTGCGCTGCACAAACACACGATCCGCGTTGTCGACGGCATTTCCCTCGATATCCCCCGCGGCAAGACCCTCTGCCTTGTCGGGGAAAGCGGATGCGGCAAATCGGTGACCGCCAAGGCCCTGTTGCGGGTCGTCGAACAGCCGGGCTTTATCGCCTCGGGATCGATCGTGCTGGATGGTGAGGGCGGCCCTACCGACCTTGTGGCGTTGGCCGAAAACGACAAGACGCTTCGCGCCATCCGGGGCGGTGAAATCGCCATGATCCATCAGGAGCCGATGAGTTTTCTGTCGCCGCTCTATACGATCGGCAACCAGATCAGCGAGGGGCTGACGCTGCACCGCAGGATCGGCAAGGCCGAGGCCCGCAGGATCGGAATCGAAACACTGCGCCAGGTCGGCATGCCCGACCCGGAGGAAAAATTCGACCGCTACACCTTCCAGCTTTCGGGCGGCCAGCGCCAGCGCGCCATGATTGCCATGGCTCTGGTAACCCGTCCCAAACTGCTGATTGCCGACGAGCCGACCACCGCGCTCGATGTCACCACCCAGGCCAATATTCTGGACCTTCTGCGCCATCTGCAGAGCGAAAACGACATGTCGGTCCTCTTTATCACCCACGACCTGGGCGTGGTCGAGGAAATCGCCGACGAGGTGGCGGTCATGTATCTGGGCAAGATCGTCGAACAGGGTCCGGTCGATGAGGTCCTGGGCAATCCTCAGCATCCCTATACGCGCGGCCTTCTCAATTCGATGCCGCGGTTGGACGGGGACTATACCGCTCCGCTCACCGCAATTCGCGGCATGGTGCCCACGCCTGCCAACCGGCCCGCCGGTTGCCCGTTCCACACGCGGTGCAGCCAGGTGATCCCCGGGGTCTGCGACGCCCAAATGCCCCAATACAGCCACGCCGGGCCCTCCCACAAGGTCGCCTGTCATGCCTATGACGGCGCCAGGAACGCCTTTGCAACCCACAAACCTCGCCCGGTCGAAAATGCCCGCGAAATCCCGGTGCGAGCCAAACCCGATGGCGCACTACCGCTGTTGACCGTCGAACGTCTCTCGAAAGCCTTTCCAATCCGGGCCGGCTTTCTCGAACGCGTCGTGGGCCACGTCCGAGCGGTGGAAGATGTGAGCCTGACGATAGACAAGGGTGAAACGCTGGGTTTGGTCGGAGAAAGCGGATGCGGGAAATCCACGCTGGCGCAGACGCTGATCGGCATTCACAGAGCCGACAACGGCACTGTGAGCTTCCGGCCCGACGCCGATGCAGCACCCATCGACGTCCTCTCGGCACGCGGCGGCGCGGCCGCCAAGATGCGCAGCGACATTCGCATGGTGTTTCAGGATCCGACCGGATCGCTCAATCCCAGATTACGCGTACGCGACATCATCGCCGAAGTGCTCGAAGTCAACACCAGCATGTCCCGGGCTGAAATGGACGCCAAAGTGGAGGCCCTGCTGCTCGAAGTGGGGTTGAGCCCGGACTATGCGGGTCGCTATCCGCACGCTTTTTCCGGCGGCCAGCGCCAGCGTGTGGCCATTGCAAGAGCCCTGGCCTCCGATCCTCAATTGGTGATTGCCGACGAGGCGGTCTCTGCGCTCGACGTGTCGGTCCAGACCCAGATCATCAATCTGATGAAGCGCCTGCAGCGCCAGCACGGCCTGACCTATCTGTTCGTGTCGCACGATCTGGGCGTCATCGCCAACATCTCCGATCGCGTTGCGGTGATGTATGCGGGGCGTATTGTCGAGATCGGGCGCACCGCGCAGATCTTCCAGGCGCCTCGTCATCCCTATACCGAGGCTCTACTTGCCGCCATCCCGGGCAAGGCGCGTCGAGGGCTCACCAAGGCG
- a CDS encoding ABC transporter permease: MSTLPFGQDHALPDTATKADIDASSAAIDRTAYEGQWSLMWRKFARHKLGLAGGVVVILLYIIAAAPEFFSPTGPEVYNAQYTYAPPQPIHFLLETEEGTVFRPHVRAYNSVIDYDSGRRVFETSEDEIHEVGLFVSGEPYRLFGLVPTDIHLFGTLEKDAPFYLVGADRLGRDILTRTIHGARISMTIGLIGVGLSLFFGILIGGISGYFGGVTDNIIQRLIEFIQSVPSIPLWIGLAAAIPLDTPPLQVYFMITIILSVIGWTGLARVVRGRFLSMRGDDFVKAARLDGASTFRILFRHMLPSFMSHIIAVVTLAIPSMILAETALSYIGIGLRQPIVSWGVLLQEAQNVRTIAGAPWLMLPGAAVIIAVLSLNFLGDGLRDAADPYQN, encoded by the coding sequence ATGAGCACGCTTCCCTTCGGCCAGGACCACGCCCTTCCCGATACCGCCACAAAAGCCGATATCGACGCCAGCAGCGCCGCCATCGACCGCACCGCCTATGAGGGCCAGTGGTCGCTGATGTGGCGCAAGTTCGCCCGCCACAAGCTCGGGCTGGCGGGCGGGGTGGTGGTGATCCTGCTCTATATCATCGCTGCGGCGCCCGAGTTCTTCTCGCCCACCGGGCCGGAAGTTTACAACGCACAATACACTTATGCCCCGCCTCAGCCGATCCATTTCCTGCTCGAGACCGAGGAAGGAACAGTCTTCCGGCCTCACGTCCGGGCTTACAATTCCGTTATCGATTACGATTCCGGTCGCCGGGTCTTTGAAACGAGCGAGGATGAAATCCATGAGGTCGGGCTGTTCGTATCGGGCGAGCCCTATCGCCTTTTCGGCCTTGTCCCGACCGATATCCACCTGTTCGGTACGCTCGAAAAAGACGCGCCATTCTATCTCGTGGGCGCAGACCGTCTCGGACGCGATATTCTCACACGGACCATCCACGGCGCCCGCATTTCCATGACCATCGGGCTGATCGGGGTGGGGCTGAGCCTGTTTTTCGGCATCCTGATCGGCGGAATTTCGGGCTATTTCGGCGGGGTCACCGACAACATCATCCAGAGGCTGATCGAGTTCATCCAGTCCGTCCCCTCGATCCCGTTGTGGATCGGGCTGGCGGCGGCCATTCCGCTCGATACGCCACCGCTACAGGTCTATTTCATGATCACCATCATCCTTTCGGTGATTGGCTGGACCGGGCTGGCGCGGGTGGTGCGTGGACGGTTTCTCTCGATGCGCGGGGACGATTTCGTCAAGGCGGCGCGGCTGGACGGCGCATCGACGTTCCGCATCCTGTTCCGTCACATGCTGCCCAGTTTCATGAGCCACATCATTGCGGTGGTGACCCTGGCCATCCCATCGATGATCCTGGCCGAAACCGCGCTGAGCTATATCGGCATCGGCCTGCGCCAGCCCATCGTCAGCTGGGGCGTGCTGCTCCAGGAGGCCCAGAATGTCCGCACCATTGCCGGTGCGCCCTGGCTCATGCTGCCCGGCGCTGCCGTCATCATCGCAGTGCTTTCTCTCAATTTCCTCGGTGACGGCCTGCGCGACGCCGCCGACCCCTACCAGAACTAG
- a CDS encoding ABC transporter permease, which produces MLRFVLRRIVYIIPTLIAVSLISFFVIALPPGDFVDRMAIEAASRGDYMTQADIDALREAYGLNQPILMQYWRWITDIITRGDFGYSFSWQMPVSDLIWQRLGLTTILSLASLVFIWIVAIPIGIYSAVRRYSLQDYVFTTLGFFGVAVPNFLLALVLMYVAYAHFGQAVGGLFSPQYIEAPWSIDRVLDLLGHLWIPMVVLGTAGTASVIRTIRANLIDELPKPYVMAARSKGMGETRLLIKYPVRQALNPFVSGMNDIFVDLVSGSTIVSIVLGLQTTGPLLLDALQTQDMHMAASFILMLSVLGVIGTLVSDLLLAWLDPRIRYAQG; this is translated from the coding sequence ATGCTCCGCTTCGTTCTGCGCCGCATCGTCTACATCATTCCCACCCTGATTGCGGTTTCGCTCATTTCGTTCTTCGTGATCGCCCTGCCGCCGGGCGATTTTGTGGATCGGATGGCCATCGAGGCAGCCTCAAGGGGCGACTACATGACCCAGGCCGATATCGACGCCCTGCGGGAGGCTTATGGCCTCAACCAGCCCATCCTGATGCAATACTGGCGCTGGATCACCGACATCATCACCCGCGGTGATTTCGGCTATTCGTTCTCCTGGCAGATGCCGGTCTCCGATCTCATCTGGCAGCGGCTGGGTCTGACGACCATCCTGTCACTGGCCTCGCTGGTCTTTATCTGGATCGTTGCGATCCCAATCGGCATCTATTCGGCCGTCCGGCGCTATTCGCTGCAGGATTACGTGTTCACCACGCTGGGCTTTTTCGGCGTTGCGGTGCCCAATTTCCTGCTCGCGCTGGTCTTGATGTACGTCGCTTACGCGCATTTCGGGCAGGCGGTCGGCGGGCTGTTTTCACCGCAATATATCGAGGCACCGTGGTCGATCGACCGTGTCCTCGATCTTCTGGGCCATCTTTGGATTCCCATGGTGGTGCTGGGCACCGCGGGCACGGCGAGCGTGATCCGCACTATCCGCGCCAATCTGATCGATGAATTGCCCAAGCCCTATGTTATGGCGGCGCGCTCCAAAGGGATGGGGGAAACCCGGCTGCTGATAAAGTACCCGGTCCGCCAGGCGCTCAACCCGTTCGTTTCAGGCATGAACGACATCTTTGTCGACCTGGTTTCGGGTTCGACCATCGTCTCGATCGTTCTGGGCCTGCAGACCACTGGACCGCTGTTGCTCGATGCGCTCCAGACTCAGGACATGCACATGGCGGCAAGTTTCATCCTGATGCTTTCGGTGCTCGGAGTGATTGGCACGCTGGTTTCGGACCTGCTGCTCGCCTGGCTCGATCCCCGCATTCGCTACGCCCAAGGATAA
- a CDS encoding ABC transporter substrate-binding protein, translated as MIKKPTIAIMAGYLAATALTAVPAVPALAQDTPAAQCSSYSQAPQLADRVAAGELPAVDERLPLHPLVIEPADEIGVYGGEFQDRWGGGRIADMRHYGYEPLVRWSVDGSEVIPGVAEGWDVSEDATTYTFHLREGMKWSDGEDFTADDIRYWWENVETNEKINPRGPRDIFVVNGEPMTLTVIDDYTVEMSWSQPYGLLLQQLATPYGQRVVMFPEHYVSQFDIDLNPEGVAEMMEEDGETDYTAWWRANVGSYDDAAQFNDPERPSVIAWIPTEPYADKQRFSFVRNPYYFKVDPECQQLPYLDAHTWTLSQDAEVDLLAALQGDVSMSGRNVSIPQNRAVFVDGQEQGDYRLVTADTCDFNTAIVWFSMNHPNETKAEVFQNHDFRAGLSLAINRPEIIDVVYLGQGEPFQAAPLPNSPFYNEQLATQYTEFDMDQANEYLDRVMSERGEDGMRLGPDGEPFSFRVGINADFKPDTVDVFQLVERTWREAGVDVTMDYRANDLHGTYVNDPERDAVVWVGENGCGQLPLLNASRLINDGGTTQWGNWDNWRAWDQERLGVTVDVPEGTEPVEPPANIARLYELRAMIPTTVGDEQTDLMNEFNDLLAEEFLAIGIATPGGFYRSVDNDIHNVPQPLIEGWYYPGPAPANFEAFFYRED; from the coding sequence ATGATCAAGAAACCGACTATAGCCATTATGGCGGGCTATCTCGCCGCCACCGCGTTGACGGCAGTTCCGGCGGTTCCGGCACTGGCGCAGGATACGCCGGCCGCACAATGCTCCAGCTATTCCCAGGCGCCCCAGCTCGCCGATCGGGTGGCCGCGGGTGAGTTGCCTGCCGTTGACGAACGCCTTCCGCTCCACCCGCTGGTGATCGAGCCGGCCGACGAAATCGGCGTCTATGGCGGCGAGTTCCAGGATCGCTGGGGCGGCGGCCGCATCGCCGACATGCGCCATTACGGCTATGAGCCGCTGGTGCGCTGGAGTGTCGATGGCTCGGAAGTCATTCCCGGCGTCGCAGAAGGCTGGGACGTCTCGGAAGACGCCACAACCTATACCTTCCATCTGCGTGAAGGCATGAAATGGTCCGACGGCGAGGACTTCACCGCCGACGATATCCGCTACTGGTGGGAAAACGTCGAGACCAACGAAAAGATCAACCCCCGCGGTCCGCGTGATATCTTCGTGGTCAACGGCGAGCCCATGACCCTCACTGTCATCGACGACTACACAGTGGAAATGAGCTGGTCCCAGCCCTACGGCCTCCTGCTCCAGCAGCTTGCCACCCCTTACGGCCAGCGCGTCGTGATGTTCCCTGAGCACTACGTTTCCCAGTTCGACATCGACCTCAATCCCGAGGGCGTAGCCGAGATGATGGAAGAAGACGGCGAAACCGACTACACCGCCTGGTGGCGCGCCAATGTCGGATCCTATGACGACGCTGCCCAGTTCAACGATCCCGAGCGTCCCTCGGTCATCGCCTGGATCCCGACCGAACCTTATGCTGACAAGCAGCGCTTCTCGTTCGTTCGCAACCCTTACTACTTCAAGGTCGATCCCGAATGCCAGCAGCTTCCCTATCTCGATGCCCACACATGGACGTTGAGCCAGGATGCCGAAGTCGATCTGCTTGCAGCGCTCCAGGGTGACGTTTCTATGTCGGGACGTAACGTCTCGATCCCGCAGAACCGCGCCGTGTTCGTGGACGGTCAGGAACAGGGCGATTACCGCCTGGTCACTGCCGATACCTGCGACTTCAACACGGCCATCGTCTGGTTCTCGATGAACCATCCTAACGAGACCAAGGCCGAAGTGTTCCAGAACCACGATTTCCGCGCCGGCCTTTCGCTCGCCATCAATCGCCCGGAAATCATCGACGTCGTCTATCTCGGACAGGGCGAACCGTTCCAGGCCGCTCCGCTGCCCAACTCGCCGTTCTACAATGAACAGCTGGCTACCCAGTACACCGAGTTCGACATGGACCAGGCCAACGAGTATCTCGACAGGGTCATGTCCGAGCGTGGCGAGGACGGCATGCGTCTTGGTCCCGATGGCGAGCCTTTCTCGTTCCGCGTGGGCATCAATGCCGACTTCAAGCCCGACACGGTCGACGTGTTCCAGCTTGTTGAACGCACATGGCGCGAAGCTGGCGTCGATGTGACCATGGACTACCGCGCCAACGACCTGCACGGCACCTATGTCAATGATCCCGAACGCGATGCCGTGGTCTGGGTTGGCGAAAACGGCTGTGGCCAGCTTCCGCTGCTCAACGCCTCGCGGCTGATCAATGACGGCGGCACCACCCAGTGGGGCAATTGGGACAATTGGCGGGCCTGGGACCAGGAGCGCCTCGGCGTGACCGTGGACGTTCCCGAAGGCACCGAGCCGGTCGAGCCGCCGGCCAATATCGCCCGCCTTTACGAGCTGCGCGCCATGATCCCGACCACTGTCGGTGACGAGCAGACCGATCTGATGAACGAATTCAACGACCTTCTGGCTGAAGAATTCCTCGCCATCGGTATCGCTACGCCTGGCGGGTTCTACCGCTCGGTGGACAACGATATCCACAACGTGCCCCAGCCGCTGATCGAGGGCTGGTACTACCCCGGTCCGGCGCCCGCAAACTTTGAAGCCTTCTTCTACCGCGAAGACTAA
- a CDS encoding LacI family DNA-binding transcriptional regulator yields MITIKDVARAAQVSIATVSRVLNAYPHVRPEVRERVQKAIAELGYSPNRLATSFRTQQSRVVGVFLRQQRTPFSSALAYAVESAIFEAGYRALLCSTDGDPDREETYVESMIELRAEGVVIRPTGSAARTARHVARLREAGISIVFADMKPPMTQVSAVVCDNYSGGYEGMRHLLGLGHRKIGIIAGSRAQAGGAKGNGNVGSERMRGIMRASQDLAEGVELFFSGPFDEATLEEGARQAEYIFDSYPDVTALFGTTDVLAIGAMQTAHRRGMAVPDEISILGYDGIMESGITFPSLSTVRQPIHEMGTLAAQTLLHHIRNPQASAQQIVLENSVLVRNSTGPVSETR; encoded by the coding sequence ATGATTACCATCAAGGATGTGGCGCGCGCCGCGCAGGTATCGATCGCCACGGTTTCCCGGGTCCTCAATGCCTATCCCCATGTGCGGCCGGAGGTGCGCGAGCGGGTGCAAAAGGCGATTGCCGAATTGGGCTATTCGCCCAATCGGCTGGCCACAAGCTTCAGAACGCAGCAATCGCGGGTGGTGGGCGTGTTCCTGCGCCAGCAACGCACGCCGTTTTCAAGCGCGCTGGCCTACGCTGTTGAAAGCGCCATCTTCGAAGCGGGCTACCGGGCACTTTTGTGCTCGACCGATGGGGATCCCGATCGCGAGGAAACCTATGTCGAATCCATGATCGAGTTGCGCGCCGAAGGTGTTGTCATCCGGCCCACCGGGTCGGCCGCCCGAACCGCCCGGCATGTTGCCCGGCTCAGAGAGGCGGGAATTTCCATCGTCTTTGCGGACATGAAACCGCCCATGACCCAGGTCAGTGCCGTTGTTTGCGACAATTATTCGGGCGGCTATGAAGGTATGCGGCACCTTTTGGGGCTGGGGCATCGCAAGATCGGCATCATCGCCGGATCGCGCGCCCAGGCCGGGGGCGCCAAGGGCAATGGCAATGTGGGCAGCGAGCGGATGCGCGGCATCATGCGCGCCTCCCAGGATCTGGCCGAAGGTGTCGAGCTGTTCTTTTCCGGACCGTTCGATGAGGCGACGCTGGAGGAGGGCGCGCGTCAGGCGGAGTATATCTTCGACAGCTATCCCGATGTCACAGCCCTGTTCGGCACCACGGACGTCCTGGCGATCGGCGCCATGCAGACCGCTCACCGGCGCGGCATGGCGGTTCCTGATGAAATCTCAATCCTTGGCTATGATGGCATCATGGAATCGGGGATTACCTTTCCCAGTCTGTCGACGGTGCGCCAGCCGATCCATGAAATGGGCACTCTGGCCGCTCAGACGCTTCTCCATCACATCCGAAATCCGCAGGCGTCCGCGCAACAGATCGTTCTGGAAAATTCGGTTCTCGTGCGCAATTCGACCGGGCCGGTCTCCGAGACGAGATGA